From Leptospira meyeri:
CTAAACCTAAGGATTCATACCATTTGGAAAAATATTTTTGTTTCTCGTGGAATTAGTCCTTAGTAATGATTGATCAATTCCACTTCTTGTCTCATTGTAACAGTCAAGTGGCTTTGGGTTTTATAAAGTGGTGGATGAATGACTTCTCCCTTTCAATATTTCAGTGAATACTTAAATTTTTTCCTGCTGTTTTCCGCATTACTCGGATTTTTATACGCAATTGGAGAATTTTTTAGTTATCATAAAAATAGAAAACAAATTCTATTAGGAATTATTTTTTTAGGAACTAGTTACTTATTGTTTAACTTTTACTTAATTTCTTCTGGAACAATCAAATGGCTTTATCCTTTATTTTTGACGGACTTACCCATTGTCGCTTGTCTTGGGGTGTTGCTGGATGAATACTTTCTTACAGTTTTAGAAGGGAAATTTCGTTCTTTTCGTAGGCTTTCCTACCGGATCGTTCCTTTGACTTCTTTATTTGTTTTGATTGTCTTTTGGAATTTTTGGAACAAAACCAAATATCTCGAAACCCAATCTCTTGGTTTGAATCCATTTTTAAGTAGGCCTTTGTTTTTAGTTTTGCCAACCATTCTGATTTATATTTGGTGTTTGCTTCGTATTTTTAGAAGGATTTCAAAACAAATCCGCTGGAGTACGTTCCGAAAAAATTACACTTTAAAAATAGGGATCTTCATTGTTGGGTTTTGTTTGGCTTTATCCTTTAATGGACTCATCACTTTAGCAAGAGGTGGCCAAACCGCACACCAATTGTCTGGGATTGCCATCGGGATCTTTTTATGTTTTTTATATGTGCTTAGGCAAAGTTACCCAGATTTCTTTTTGGAAGTTCGGAAAATTGTAGAAGATGAAAAAAAGGCAAAGATTTCGCAGATTTCCAAACTGGATCACAAAGAGGTTCGAGGCAAACTCCAAAATTTATTTGAAAAAGAAAAGATCTACCGAGAAGAAAAACTAAGTCTCAGAGAATTGGCAGAAAGAATGGACCTAAGTTCTCACCAACTCTCCGAATTTTTAAATGCGGAAATCAAACAAAGTTTTTATCAATACACAAATTTCCACCGGGTGAACGAAGCGAAGGAAAAAATCGAAAAAGAACCGGATCGGTCCCTCCTTGCCATTGCCTATGATGTAGGATTCGGATCCAAATCGACCTTCAATGAAGCCTTCAAAAAGGAAACCGGAACCACTCCAAGAGAATTTAGAGAAAAAATCCTAAAAAAACATCCAGTTCGATCCAGTCGGTCGTAGTTTTCCATCCAATTCGATCGATCCAGACGATTCGGATTCTTTTTCGTAGTAGGATGGATTCAAGTTTGAGAGGGGAGTTTGAAAGATTCCGCTAAAAACAAATTTGATTCAAAGGATAATCCCATGAAAAAGAAAATCAGTTTAGTACTCGCTATCGTGTTTGCCGCTCAAGCAACATTTGCAGCACCAGCTAACCAAATGAGCGTAAAAGAAGCAGCGAAAGTTTTAGTGAACAATGGAATGACAAACAAAGAAGCACATGAGTATCTAAAAGCTCATATCACTCCACAAGAATTTGTGAGAATTAGCAGAGAAATTAAAAATGCTGAATTCGCAGGAACTCTTGATCAAGACTTGGAAGGGATTGTTTCTTCCATTCAATTAAAAAAATCTACCGGAAATTACTTACACGGAACAAACTTCAAAGTTTTTGAAAATGTTTTAGCTTCTGTGACTGTAGTAGCCGTTGTTGGTTTGCTCATTCATACAGGTGGATTTGGTAACGTAGTTTCTGGCGGGATGTATGATTCCGTAGGACTTGGATTCTAATCCTTCTGTTTACTATAAAACAAACTTAAAGATCTTGTTTCTATCCATACTACATGGCAAAGAGAAACAAGATCTCTTTTTAAAAAATAAAACCAATAGAGTATAAAAAATGAAAAGTTTAGAGTTTCACAGAAATCATTGGAAACAAAAAAGTTACATCTTACTTTCTATTTTTACATTCCTCTTCGGTGTGAACCTAACTGCAGAAGTAAAAAAAGAAAACCAAGTTTTGGATTGGGATGGGAACCGCAAACAGTTTGTCCATAAGAACATAACATTGGAAGATCTAGGTCTCAAATCCAAAACGAATTATATTTTAGAAAATTTTTCAATTCATTCTAAGTTAGAACAAGAGCCGATTCCACTCGAACAACTAGAAGGAAATTTGAAGTTACTCACTGTAGGATATCAACTTCGTAAAATAGAATCAAAATTTAAAACGATTGCAACCAGTGCAGGAACAAAAGAGAAAATTACAGAATTTAATCCTAAAGTTCGAATCAGAGTGGATGCACCATATGCTTATTCACCTACCGATTATTATGATTCCAAGGTTTCACTCAAAAACACTGCCTTAACCATTCCACCAGCAGAATCCAATGGAACTTGGACAAGTGAGTTGTGGTTTGCTCCTAAATGGGATTTTCCTATTTTTGGTACGTTTGCGTTTGAACGAATCATTGATACAGCTTCCTGCCCTGATGCGATCTATCACGAATACACTCATTTGATCACAGGAAAATATTTAGGGAACAATGCAATCGGTCGTTCACTTGCAGAAGGGATATCTGATTATTATGCTGCATCACTTTTAGATCATCCTGAACTTTATACACACAAAACATGTGAAGCTGTGAAACGCCAACTGATTGTTTCCTCTTTTCGATTGGATAAGGAGATTGGACTTTATGATGCAACCATTGAGTCCGATTTTAAAAAAGATTTTGCCTTTATTCCTTCTTTGTTATGGCAATACCGGACTTTAGTTGGAAGTGAATTAGCTGATGTTACCATCTTCCAGGCGATCGCTAAAACCAATGCTGGAGACCGTTTTTTCCCAGAGTTTATCAATACACTTTCCAACTCTCTATTTGCGGAAGTAAAAAAGAGAAATGGAGAAGATCAAGCTCGTGAGATTGCAATCCAACTTGAAAACAAAGTTTGGATTCCACATGGAGTGTATTCGAATTTAAGTAAAAGCCAGTCAGTATTTTCGGTATTTCCAAAATCATCAATTAGTGTTGCCAATTCGGATGAAAAATCAAATGAGTTTTGTGGTCAAAAGAATGAATTGGAATTCTATTGGAAGGAAGTGAATTTGGAAGAACCTACACTTAGATTTTATTGGAATTGTAATTCGGTTAAACTTCCTCTCATCATCCAGATGGACCAAACGAATCCAATGAATTATTTATTGTCATCTAACTTACATTTTCTGAATGGGAAGTTGAAATTTGCCAGCCAAAATGCAGACAAAGTAAATGCAAAACTTTCAAAAGAAAACCAAGTTTTATACCTTCAGATGTACAATTACATCAAGGAAAACTATTTCTATCGTAAAACAATGGAGAAAGAAGTGAGATTGTATTTGGATGGCGGTAATGATGTAAGTCATATTGATACCATCCGTATGGAATTTGCTTATTTAGGTAATTCGAAAAAAAGATTTCGATACACTTTCCCTGCAGTTAAGGATGGGGTTTATTGATAGGGAATTTGATTTTATATTCCGCACCAGAGTCCCCATGAAAGGTAAGTGTGCCACTCAGTTGTTTGATTAACATAGCCACTAAGGTC
This genomic window contains:
- a CDS encoding helix-turn-helix domain-containing protein, which translates into the protein MTSPFQYFSEYLNFFLLFSALLGFLYAIGEFFSYHKNRKQILLGIIFLGTSYLLFNFYLISSGTIKWLYPLFLTDLPIVACLGVLLDEYFLTVLEGKFRSFRRLSYRIVPLTSLFVLIVFWNFWNKTKYLETQSLGLNPFLSRPLFLVLPTILIYIWCLLRIFRRISKQIRWSTFRKNYTLKIGIFIVGFCLALSFNGLITLARGGQTAHQLSGIAIGIFLCFLYVLRQSYPDFFLEVRKIVEDEKKAKISQISKLDHKEVRGKLQNLFEKEKIYREEKLSLRELAERMDLSSHQLSEFLNAEIKQSFYQYTNFHRVNEAKEKIEKEPDRSLLAIAYDVGFGSKSTFNEAFKKETGTTPREFREKILKKHPVRSSRS